The genome window TAAACTGAATAGTGACTAGGAAGAAGtggtttgatttgaatttttggcAAGTCCTTAAAGtgataatttaccaaaattaaatatatgttcttttttaaaatacgaaccaaaatccaaacaactttctagggtatgttcttctacttgtcAATGGGTACTGACCTATCGTATCGGTCATCAAATCTTAACTTGCAGTTTGCTAGCTGGtctttttgaaagaaaaaaaaaaacttaacaacctagtgacttaaataaaaattttcgaataattcaatgacttaaataaaattttttgaatagttcagtggccattttgtaagtttttgaagttaaatgacCAAATCATAAACTTGTGAATAGTTTAATAACCATGCTTGTagttttaaaaaactaatattcTGTGTGAGTATTTGGTACTTTGATAGtgtaattttttattccacaagcaactttaaaaattaacatgttttttatttatttatattttactatactacCATAGAATATTTGTCTACTCTCTAAACTTATGAAGTCTAAAAACTCCACTAACAGTATGCCAAATATTTTCTAATAGTATAGTTAAGTTACTTCCATTTCTTTTcacaattaaaacttaaaagaaattacatatataatcacaaaatggtgatttttttttgtgatgttTATTAACTAAACCTATTTTTCATCatataaaaacactaaaaaaagaGCTTACGCATAAAGACAAGAAAGCAAACAAAgaacaagcaaaaaaaaaataaagccaATAAGAAACTAATTGCAAGCTTCACGAGCAATTCCCAAGCGAGAATTGATGACATCAAAGAGAATCCTATGATTCTGCTGCTGCAAATTGGCTATCACATTCATGGCGGCGTTCACATTGTTGGGGACCGGTGCTATGGCCAAGCATGCCCGAGACCCGGCACTGGTGTGTAAGAAGCTGTTTTCCATTGGCAATGGCATCGACAAGCCTTCGAAATGTAATGTTATTAAAGGTGCCTCAGCTTCTGCTGTAGCATCAAAGCATGTGTCAAATACTCCGATGGCAGTAAATGGACCTTTCACATGCTTCACAAACTCATCTCGGATTGCCTTGTAAATGGGCTGGACGAATCGGGTTACAACCGTACCCGAATCTATTATGGTCCCTGCCCCGGTGTTGGGGTTAAACGCTAGGTATTCCGGGGCAATGGGGACTTGAACCCGGCCTACACTTATTCCGGTTAGGTTAACATAGTAAAGTGAAGGTCGGTGTGGGCTTTTTAGGAGTGGGGTGGTTCGAATGTTCTTGGGTTGTCCAACTGGCCCGAGTTTGAGAGAACCCGAAAAGTAGTAGGACTTGAAACTGGGTAGACAATATGAGAAAACACCAGAGTAGAGGGCCCCGGATTGTGAAATAAGTGACATGGGTCCCCGACCCAAACCCAACAGTCCTTGCGGTGGTACTGATCCACCAGAGATGGCGTTTATACATCCAAAAGCAAAATCTGGGACAATGTCATTGGCTAATCCTAAGGAATCTCGAACCAAGTTGGCCGAAAATGATGAATCTCCACCGTAGGATTGGTTAAAAGAGCAAGCCGCAGACCCCGTAGCCGGGCACGACAGCCCACGGACCTGGGCGCATTGGGGCAAACCGCAATCTAACGAACCATAGGTGGAAGAAGTGTTGGGTGAGAAAGTGGTGGCTGAGCACCCGTTGCAGCCGGAGCATGGGACCCAAGCCACATCATTGCTAGTGTCCAATACCATGAACATGAGCTGACCCGGAGTGCCAATCTTTACCCGGACGATATAGTTGCCAATGTTTAGGACTTGTTGGCCTGAAGCAATGGGAACCGCAGTGGTCTTTTGGGCTACAAGGCTCGACAAGTACTTGACCCTTGCTGGGTCTTTTGATGCCATGTTCATGACTGTGTTGAACAATGAGTCAGGTTTGGGTGGGTTGAATGGTGAACATTTGCCATAGATTGGGATGACCAAAAGGTCCGAGTCATCTGGCTGAGGGCCGCAAGGGTCCAAAGCTTTGGTGGAGGAGATGACAAGAGCTAGAAACAGGATAGTAGCTATGAAGTCCATGCTTCCAAAGCTACGACTTCGAAGGATTGAGTTTCTGTGCCTCAGAATTGAGAAGGCAAGAGGATTTTTATACATGCAAATAGTGCGCTTCGAATTACTGAAATAACCTTTCTAATTATTTCAGGCATTTagattaagatttttttatacattGGTCATTGTACAAGTATCATTAGGTTGGTCCAAAATGGGCCAATCATAATGCTGAAAATAGGCCGCAAAAATTATGTCACTATGGGCAATGATATATGATAATTGTTTAAAAAGGTCCCCCAAGTTGAAGAAACGGGAAACTGAGGCAAAACGACAAAGATTTGAAAGCAATGCCAACAGGATAAAAGAGAGATAAAAAAGAGTGAAATGTAACTTTGACTTCAATAGTAGTTTTAACAAAGGGATAGTTTGCACTTCGAATTATTgaataagaattaatttatttattttagtaaaatgagtaaaatgtaacttgactttcaaaataattttacttataaaGAGAGCctagagaaagaagaaaatgtaaTGCAAGCATTACCCATGTTTTGTCCACCTTCAAACATTCACCCTTCTTATTCACCATAATCTCCCTACCAAATTGAGTCAATAACAAGTATTATTTCTCGCAATAGTTTTAccaaattttagattatttgctttatccttaatgtataatataaaCATGATCCCATATTAATGAAGTAATAAAAACTAAGACTGGGTGAGTGATAGAAATGAAATTGAGGGAGTAAATGGAGGggtataaaaagaataaaaaagagatGAGTAGTTGAGCTCGTGAATGCCTCATGCGGGTGTTTTGTCCCAACCTATACATTGACAAATTTTTGCATGAGATAATGAGATGCGGTCGGTCACGGGCTCAATTTAGGCTTTCCTTTTTCCGACTCAACGGTGGCCCCACCATCATCATCTCTATCTAAGATTATCGCAATTTCAATCTCATCTCAGCTCATCTCATGTATTCTTGTAGATTCCATTTAGCTCTTCTGCCTGCCTGCGTCTCATCTATATATTCCGtacttaatattattttagatctacatttattattttaaatataaactaaaCTTACTGTGTCAAccaatttctttttctgtatATTGAAATTCAATTCATTAGCAGTACTACAagatttgcattttttttaattatgtaggtgctttctattttgatattttatttttttaaataaaagcaaatcttgttttgaaaattttttatgaaatcaatgtatttttatatttgtttataattcatataaattaattctttcaattttcacGGTTATCcttcttaataataatattttaaaatttaaacctattaagaatataataaattttactattgCGTGCAATATTTATTGATAATGTTCTTAATCTATTATtatctactaaaaaaataaaaaaaaatcttaattttctgAAGTCAGTTGAGTGACTGAGTTTGAAAAACAGTAGGTTTTCCACTTAATTCCTCAATTGGAAGGGCTCCTCAGTCCCCACCAGCAAGGTCACGGGATTGTCCTATTTAGAGCATTACTGCTTCTTGTTATCTTGTTATCCTTAATTATTAGCCAACAAAGAGCAAGAAGCTTTCCCACCTATCCtcacaaaataatttctctttATCTTTCGTTTAACCCTTTGTCATATCTATCTTTTTAATTCACTCCAGGAcaaaaaccttttaaatatattaatttaaattgaatttttgcaATCATAGAATTATCTGTTTAAATTTAAAGGTTGATTCGATATTTTGAAAgcaataatttaaacatatagaATATCTAAAAGTAAGGTTAAAAAATAGATCTGTTTGTAAATAAACTGATCTTTTGGCAAATATATTTTCTTGGCGAAGTCGAGTCTATATAACtcgttaaaagaaaattaaaaaatacaccAGCCTGTATCTTTgttaaataaaatggaaaacaaaacgATGACATTCCGTTAGGGCTAATACAATTAACGAAGTTTATACAAGCAAAAGCcgacaaatttaatatttcaatagaatattttatttttcaaacaaaatattgttattctcatatttttattatactcgatttctagtggtgttgaaaaatgcaatttgaaactttatttttgtaaaCCGAGACCataaggaaaaaatataaagattaaggaggttagtatgaaaatatattgaagttcgATTAACTGATTTAATTGCgatattgattaattaaagcttagggattaaattgtaaaagtctaattgctattgaattttaattaagaaaatgctTGGGACCTAATTAGCAATTAtctaaaggaccaaaatgattattaaattattgttcTAATGTGAGTTAGTGGGAATTTATTATGATGGTGATTAAGTTAATATACTTATAattaaagcaaataaataaggttaattaaaatataaacataattaattaagttaataatttcttaatttagctataaatagataaattggCGGAAGATGACAACATATCATCTTCTTTCCCAAAGTTTCCATTGTccattgaagaaaaagaaggaagaaaacatcatttttctttaaacattTGGCTAATAATTCAAGTAAGTCCCTAAActatttctctttaatttttatggaaattgaattatggatgtaacaacttgtttttcagtggtgatggaacagtgatttcgggaccacaaaaaTCAGTATGTCGAtctataaattattatttatataatatttacgaggtcattaagatcatattaaaatttggttaagaaattttaacgtttagaaaactaattaaagaaaaaggattaaattgtaaaaaaaatacaaaaattaataactattGATGTTTTAGTGTCGATTTGATATTCTATTAAATGAGGGGGTTTAATATAGTAATTAAACCATCCCAATGGTTAGTGGACggtaattgagaaaaataaattgattaaaatatgatataatggcaattttgtaaataaagtgaattaagtaaaagaaaagttaaaaaaatcatatttttcatttggtaATTGTTTTGGCcgaaacaccatggaaggggagAGCTTGGAGGTTCTGCCGGTGAATGTCTTTGCATGAGTGAGTTTCTGAGTTccgtttttaatgaaatttatgtttttgagattgttacaattagaTTCAACTAACTTgtacctttgtttttgaaactgttaaaaattttgaatgttgccattgatgaatattaatttttattgatgttaatGATGAGCTTGAAGTCTTGGTTGTGATTTTGGactgttttgtaaagtgatttttgttagtttttagttaaaggattaaattgttaaaatgataaatgtcTCATGGTATAATTGTGAAATAGTGATATTTTAGGGACTGTTTTGTAGCCTTAAATATTCAGCTAGATATGGTTATTATCAAAAGTggctaatttaataattttcgggataagagactaaattgcataaactGTAAACGTTAGGGGCAGTTGTGTAATTTTTGCAAATAGAAGGGtacatattttagaatttattaatatatgaaatttaagctaataaatgaaataaattatattttagatcaatattttgttaatatatagggaaaaagaaaagtaacggaatagtccctgaacttctgCAATCGTTGCAATTTAccctaggtaagttcatagtatttcaatatgtaaatgtaatttgctattgaattatattaatgttctataattaattgatgaatatatgtaagtaggtgaatttagtttggataattatatataactatGAATGTTACAAATATTTTGTATCTATGAAATTGATAGAGAATATTAGTAGTGTTTCTCTTGGAACG of Gossypium raimondii isolate GPD5lz chromosome 3, ASM2569854v1, whole genome shotgun sequence contains these proteins:
- the LOC105797249 gene encoding aspartyl protease AED3, yielding MDFIATILFLALVISSTKALDPCGPQPDDSDLLVIPIYGKCSPFNPPKPDSLFNTVMNMASKDPARVKYLSSLVAQKTTAVPIASGQQVLNIGNYIVRVKIGTPGQLMFMVLDTSNDVAWVPCSGCNGCSATTFSPNTSSTYGSLDCGLPQCAQVRGLSCPATGSAACSFNQSYGGDSSFSANLVRDSLGLANDIVPDFAFGCINAISGGSVPPQGLLGLGRGPMSLISQSGALYSGVFSYCLPSFKSYYFSGSLKLGPVGQPKNIRTTPLLKSPHRPSLYYVNLTGISVGRVQVPIAPEYLAFNPNTGAGTIIDSGTVVTRFVQPIYKAIRDEFVKHVKGPFTAIGVFDTCFDATAEAEAPLITLHFEGLSMPLPMENSFLHTSAGSRACLAIAPVPNNVNAAMNVIANLQQQNHRILFDVINSRLGIAREACN